From Streptomyces sp. GSL17-111, one genomic window encodes:
- a CDS encoding NAD-glutamate dehydrogenase: MQTKLDEAKADLLGRAAQAAEGSPTGSLPVQGLTPEALGAYLQRYYLHTAPEDLADREPVDVLGAALSHHRLAQQRPQGTANVRVYTPSVEENGWTCTHTVVEVVTDDMPFLVDSVTNELTREDRGIHVVIHPQVIVRRDVTGKLLEVLDAGRDPLSPEPNTHRPDQLPPDAVTESWIHVEIDRETDATDLQQITLDLRRVLSDVREAVEDWRKMRGTALAIADDLPNEPTDDLSEQEVTEARELLRWLADDRFTFLGYREYELARSTDASGERADVLKSVPGTGLGILRADPTHTADDEGHPVSPSFNRLSPDARAKAHERRLLVLTKANSRATVHRSSYLDYVGVKKFDADGNVVGERRFLGLFAASAFVESVRQIPVIRRKVEAVLSHAGFTPDSHDGRDLLQILETYPRDELFQIPVDELRSIAISVLYLQERRRLRLFLRQDEYGRYYSALVYLPRDRYTTNVRLRLIDILREELGGTSVDFTAWNTESVLSRLHFVVRVEPGSQLGRLTDADADRIEHRLAEAARSWADGFAEALVAECGEERAAELGRRFGTLGSNAFPEGYKEDFSPRAAVADLQHLAQLDETGEGFALSLYEPVGAAPGERRFKIYRTGEPVSLSAVLPILQAMGVEVVDERPYELRTADGTRVWIYDFGLRLPEPSADALGEDARRRFQDTFAAVWRGQAENDGVNALVLAAGLTWRQAMVLRAYARYLWQAGAKFGQATMEETLRRNVHTTRLLVSLFEARLAPERQHAGRELLDGLLEELDGALDQVANLDEDRMLRSFLTVIKATLRTNYFQRTDDGELHDYVSMKLDPQAIPDLPAPRPSYEIWVYSPRVEGVHLRFGKVARGGLRWSDRKEDFRTEILGLVKAQEVKNTVIVPVGAKGGFVGKRLPDPAVDRDAWLAEGIACYRTFISGMLDITDNLLNGEVLPPKDVVRHDEDDTYLVVAADKGTATFSDIANEVAVSYGFWLGDAFASGGSAGYDHKGMGITARGAWESVKRHFRELDHDTQTQDFTVVGVGDMSGDVFGNGMLLSEHIRLVAAFDHRHIFVDPDPDAATSYEERRRLFELPRSSWADYDTDKISAGGGVFPRSAKSVPVSPQLREALGLESSAAKLTPSELMQAILQAPVDLLWNGGIGTYVKASGESHQDVGDKANDAIRVNGSDVRARVVGEGGNLGLTQLGRIEYALCGGKVNNDAIDNCAGVDTSDHEVNIKILLNAVVGNGDMTVKHRNALLAEMTDEVGELVLRTNYAQNVALANALETAPGLLQAHARFMRALSRSGRLDRSLEHLPSDRQIRERQTSGQGLTQPELAVLLAYAKITVTEALIGTDLPDDPYLRKLAHSYFPRALRERFPDEIDHHALRRQIVTTVLVNDTVNTGGSTFLHRLREESGATTEEIVRAHTAARAIFDMARVWDEVETLDNRVAAETQTRIRLHSRRLVERATRWLLGNRPQPLLLAETVEVFSERVETVWSQLPALLKGEDLAWFEAIHEELENAGVPSELARRVAGFSSVFPALDIVAVADRTGRELLDVAEVYYDLADRLNITQLQDRVSELPRADRWQSMARAAIREDLYAAHQLLTADVLSGGDATATAEQRFKAWEEKNAAILGRARATLEEIHNSETFDLANLSVAMRTMRTLLRSNR; the protein is encoded by the coding sequence ATGCAGACCAAGCTGGACGAAGCCAAGGCCGATCTGCTCGGGCGAGCCGCCCAGGCCGCTGAGGGCAGCCCCACCGGGAGTCTCCCGGTACAGGGGCTGACCCCGGAGGCACTGGGCGCGTATCTCCAGCGCTACTACCTGCACACGGCCCCGGAGGACCTGGCCGACCGGGAGCCCGTGGACGTGCTGGGGGCCGCCCTCTCGCACCACCGGCTCGCCCAGCAGCGCCCGCAGGGCACGGCGAACGTCCGGGTCTACACCCCCTCCGTCGAGGAGAACGGCTGGACCTGCACCCACACGGTCGTGGAGGTCGTCACCGACGACATGCCCTTCCTGGTCGACTCGGTCACCAACGAGCTGACCCGCGAGGACCGCGGCATCCACGTCGTCATCCACCCGCAGGTGATCGTCCGCCGCGACGTGACCGGCAAGCTGCTGGAGGTGCTGGACGCCGGGCGTGACCCGCTCTCCCCGGAGCCGAACACCCACCGGCCCGACCAGCTGCCGCCGGACGCCGTCACCGAGTCCTGGATCCACGTCGAGATCGACCGGGAGACGGACGCGACGGACCTCCAGCAGATCACCCTGGACCTCCGCCGCGTCCTGTCCGACGTCCGGGAGGCCGTCGAGGACTGGCGCAAGATGCGCGGCACGGCCCTGGCCATCGCCGACGACCTCCCGAACGAGCCCACCGACGACCTGTCCGAGCAGGAGGTCACCGAGGCGCGCGAGCTGCTGCGCTGGCTCGCCGACGACCGCTTCACCTTCCTCGGCTACCGCGAGTACGAGCTGGCGCGCTCCACCGACGCGAGCGGGGAGCGGGCGGACGTGCTCAAGTCGGTGCCCGGCACCGGCCTCGGCATCCTGCGGGCGGACCCGACGCACACCGCCGACGACGAGGGGCACCCCGTCTCGCCGTCGTTCAACCGCCTGAGCCCCGACGCCCGCGCCAAGGCGCACGAGCGCAGGCTGCTGGTGCTCACCAAGGCCAACAGCCGCGCGACCGTGCACCGCTCCTCGTACCTCGACTACGTCGGGGTGAAGAAGTTCGACGCCGACGGGAACGTCGTGGGCGAGCGCCGCTTCCTGGGCCTGTTCGCCGCGTCCGCCTTCGTCGAGAGCGTCCGGCAGATCCCCGTGATCCGCCGCAAGGTCGAGGCCGTGCTCTCGCACGCCGGCTTCACACCCGACAGCCACGACGGCCGGGACCTGCTCCAGATCCTGGAGACCTACCCGCGCGACGAGCTGTTCCAGATCCCCGTGGACGAGCTGCGCTCCATCGCGATCTCCGTCCTGTACCTCCAGGAGCGCCGCCGCCTGCGGCTGTTCCTCCGTCAGGACGAGTACGGCCGGTACTACTCCGCGCTCGTCTACCTCCCGCGCGACCGCTACACGACGAACGTGCGGCTGCGGCTCATCGACATCCTGCGGGAGGAACTGGGCGGCACCAGCGTCGACTTCACCGCCTGGAACACCGAGTCGGTCCTCTCCCGGCTGCACTTCGTCGTCCGCGTCGAGCCGGGCTCGCAGCTGGGCCGCCTCACCGACGCCGACGCCGACCGCATCGAGCACCGCCTCGCCGAGGCCGCCCGCTCCTGGGCCGACGGCTTCGCGGAGGCCCTGGTCGCCGAGTGCGGCGAGGAGCGGGCCGCCGAGCTGGGTCGCCGCTTCGGCACCCTCGGCAGCAACGCCTTCCCCGAGGGCTACAAGGAGGACTTCTCCCCCCGCGCGGCCGTCGCCGACCTCCAGCACCTGGCGCAGCTGGACGAGACGGGCGAGGGCTTCGCGCTGAGCCTGTACGAACCGGTCGGCGCCGCCCCCGGCGAACGACGCTTCAAGATCTACCGCACCGGCGAGCCCGTCTCGCTCTCCGCCGTCCTGCCCATCCTCCAGGCGATGGGCGTGGAGGTCGTGGACGAGCGGCCCTACGAGCTGCGCACGGCCGACGGCACCCGGGTGTGGATCTACGACTTCGGGCTGCGGCTGCCGGAGCCCAGCGCGGACGCCCTGGGCGAGGACGCCCGCCGGCGCTTCCAGGACACCTTCGCCGCCGTCTGGCGCGGGCAGGCCGAGAACGACGGCGTCAACGCCCTCGTCCTGGCCGCCGGGCTGACCTGGCGGCAGGCCATGGTGCTGCGCGCCTACGCCCGCTACCTGTGGCAGGCGGGCGCGAAGTTCGGCCAGGCCACCATGGAGGAGACCCTCCGGCGCAACGTCCACACGACCCGGCTGCTGGTGAGCCTCTTCGAGGCGCGCCTCGCCCCCGAGCGGCAGCACGCGGGGCGGGAGCTGCTCGACGGGCTGCTGGAGGAGCTGGACGGCGCCCTGGACCAGGTGGCCAACCTGGACGAGGACCGCATGCTGCGCTCCTTCCTCACCGTCATCAAAGCCACCCTGCGCACCAACTACTTCCAGCGCACCGACGACGGCGAGCTGCACGACTACGTGTCGATGAAGCTCGACCCGCAGGCCATCCCCGACCTGCCCGCACCCCGTCCCTCCTACGAGATCTGGGTGTACTCGCCCCGGGTGGAGGGCGTGCACCTGCGCTTCGGCAAGGTCGCCCGCGGCGGCCTGCGCTGGTCGGACCGCAAGGAGGACTTCCGCACGGAGATCCTCGGCCTGGTGAAGGCCCAGGAGGTCAAGAACACGGTCATCGTGCCCGTCGGCGCGAAGGGCGGTTTCGTCGGCAAGCGGCTGCCGGACCCGGCCGTGGACCGGGACGCGTGGCTGGCCGAGGGCATCGCCTGCTACCGCACGTTCATCTCCGGGATGCTGGACATCACCGACAACCTGCTGAACGGCGAGGTGCTGCCGCCCAAGGACGTCGTCCGGCACGACGAGGACGACACCTACCTCGTCGTCGCCGCCGACAAGGGCACGGCCACCTTCTCCGACATCGCCAACGAGGTCGCCGTCTCCTACGGCTTCTGGTTGGGTGACGCCTTCGCCTCCGGCGGCTCGGCAGGTTACGACCACAAGGGCATGGGCATCACGGCGCGCGGCGCCTGGGAGTCCGTCAAGCGGCACTTCCGCGAGCTGGACCACGACACGCAGACGCAGGACTTCACGGTCGTCGGCGTCGGCGACATGTCCGGTGACGTCTTCGGCAACGGCATGCTGCTGAGCGAGCACATCCGCCTGGTCGCCGCCTTCGACCACCGGCACATCTTCGTCGACCCGGATCCGGACGCCGCGACCTCGTACGAGGAACGCCGTCGGCTGTTCGAGCTGCCCCGGTCCTCCTGGGCGGACTACGACACCGACAAGATCTCCGCGGGCGGCGGCGTCTTCCCGCGCAGCGCCAAGTCGGTGCCCGTCTCACCACAGCTGCGCGAGGCCCTCGGCCTGGAGTCCTCCGCCGCGAAGCTGACGCCGTCGGAGCTGATGCAGGCCATCCTCCAGGCACCGGTCGACCTGCTGTGGAACGGCGGTATCGGCACGTACGTGAAGGCGTCGGGCGAGAGCCACCAGGACGTCGGCGACAAGGCCAACGACGCGATCCGCGTCAACGGCAGCGACGTGCGGGCCCGCGTCGTCGGCGAGGGCGGAAACCTCGGCCTCACCCAGCTCGGGCGCATCGAGTACGCCCTGTGCGGCGGCAAGGTCAACAACGACGCCATCGACAACTGCGCCGGAGTGGACACCTCCGACCACGAGGTCAACATCAAGATCCTCCTCAACGCCGTCGTCGGCAACGGGGACATGACCGTCAAGCACCGCAACGCCCTGCTGGCCGAGATGACCGACGAGGTCGGCGAGCTGGTCCTGCGCACCAACTACGCGCAGAACGTGGCGCTGGCCAACGCCCTGGAGACGGCCCCCGGCCTGCTCCAGGCCCACGCCCGCTTCATGCGCGCCCTCTCCCGTTCCGGTCGGCTGGACCGCTCGCTGGAGCACCTGCCCTCCGACCGGCAGATCCGGGAGCGGCAGACCAGCGGGCAGGGCCTCACCCAGCCCGAGCTGGCGGTGCTGCTGGCCTACGCCAAGATCACCGTCACCGAGGCGCTGATCGGCACCGACCTGCCCGACGACCCGTACCTGCGGAAGCTGGCCCACTCCTACTTCCCCCGGGCGCTGCGCGAGCGGTTCCCCGACGAGATCGACCACCACGCGCTGCGCCGTCAGATCGTCACCACCGTGCTCGTCAACGACACGGTGAACACGGGCGGTTCGACGTTCCTGCACCGGCTGCGGGAGGAGTCGGGGGCCACGACCGAGGAGATCGTGCGCGCGCACACCGCCGCCCGGGCCATCTTCGACATGGCCCGGGTGTGGGACGAGGTCGAGACGCTCGACAACCGGGTCGCCGCCGAGACGCAGACCCGCATCCGGCTGCACAGCCGCCGCCTCGTGGAGCGCGCGACCCGCTGGCTGCTGGGCAACCGGCCGCAGCCGCTCCTGCTCGCCGAGACCGTGGAGGTCTTCAGCGAGCGGGTGGAGACGGTGTGGTCGCAGCTCCCCGCCCTCCTCAAGGGCGAGGACCTGGCCTGGTTCGAGGCGATTCACGAGGAGCTGGAGAACGCGGGCGTGCCCTCCGAGCTCGCCCGCCGCGTCGCCGGGTTCTCCTCGGTCTTCCCGGCCCTGGACATCGTGGCCGTCGCCGACCGCACGGGACGCGAGCTCCTGGACGTCGCCGAGGTGTACTACGACCTCGCCGACCGGCTGAACATCACCCAGCTCCAGGACCGCGTCAGCGAACTGCCGCGCGCCGACCGGTGGCAGTCCATGGCCCGCGCCGCGATCCGCGAGGACCTGTACGCCGCGCACCAGCTGCTCACGGCGGACGTGCTGTCGGGCGGGGACGCCACGGCGACCGCCGAGCAGCGGTTCAAGGCCTGGGAGGAGAAGAACGCCGCGATCCTCGGGCGCGCCCGGGCGACGCTGGAGGAGATCCACAACTCCGAGACGTTCGACCTGGCGAACCTGTCGGTCGCCATGCGCACCATGCGCACCCTGCTGCGCAGCAACCGCTGA
- a CDS encoding bifunctional glycosyltransferase/CDP-glycerol:glycerophosphate glycerophosphotransferase, giving the protein MCAVPRFSIIVPAHQVHAYLPECLESVLSQSFTDFELLAVDDGSPDGCGGLLAEAAGTDRRVTVLRLPEPGGPGPARNAGMLHARGDYVLFLDSDDALAPGALQAVADRLEDTAGPDVLVFDHERAFWHGRIERSVPAGMLDHREPQVFRAQDRPGLLRLPAVAWNKAYRREFLLRGGLRFPPGAYEGVPFTWWTLLTAEAVTVLDRVCVQHRRRRSGGLLAQAPRRHFDVFGQYDRVFALVGEQQRFARWRPMLYRRMSDHLVSVILAPGRLPRSARAEFFRRSGKQCARYRDAAGRTDLRHLLLRLGARRTFRLLWAAGSLRRRLRAAVRAVRGPLMRTYYRIHLRRRVDPALAVFAAPAEGGYAGDPAALEATARRLVPGLRTAWVGTAEEAPDLHRRVRRLQPGSAAHWRALARAKYLVTSGDVEPGLRKRQGQTLVRTHVGTPLAREGLDLGNHPVAGLGTDFATLLSRIDAWDYSVSANRHSTLARERAYPGAYTTLEYGAPRNDVMYRATADDVARIRAELGVPPGTVAVLYAPAERDYLRGRPRLDLARLAHTLGPGFTVLDGGAPRGPHRSATRLCLAADVLVTDYAPLMFDFANLDRPIVIHADDWETYRATRGTYFDLTTAPPGPVVRDLPTLVRLFHSGAWRAPQGAELRAAFRERFCPYDDGHAAERVVRAVFLDGAGLAPVVPPHERRPAPLPPPAPRVVRPAETLRSTRSGV; this is encoded by the coding sequence ATGTGTGCCGTGCCCCGCTTCAGCATCATCGTTCCCGCCCACCAGGTCCATGCCTACCTGCCCGAGTGCCTGGAGTCCGTTCTCTCCCAGTCCTTCACCGACTTCGAGCTCCTCGCGGTGGACGACGGCTCCCCCGACGGCTGCGGCGGCCTCCTCGCCGAGGCGGCCGGGACCGACCGGCGGGTGACGGTCCTGCGGCTGCCGGAACCGGGCGGGCCGGGGCCGGCCCGCAACGCCGGGATGCTGCACGCGCGCGGCGACTACGTCCTCTTCCTCGACAGCGACGACGCACTGGCCCCCGGCGCGCTCCAGGCCGTCGCCGACCGGCTGGAGGACACCGCGGGTCCCGACGTCCTCGTCTTCGACCACGAGCGCGCCTTCTGGCACGGCCGCATCGAACGGAGCGTCCCCGCCGGCATGCTGGACCACCGCGAGCCGCAGGTCTTCCGCGCACAGGACCGGCCCGGGCTGCTCCGGCTGCCCGCCGTCGCGTGGAACAAGGCCTACCGGCGGGAGTTCCTGCTCCGGGGCGGCCTGCGGTTCCCACCAGGCGCCTACGAGGGCGTGCCCTTCACCTGGTGGACGCTGCTGACGGCCGAGGCCGTCACCGTGCTGGACCGCGTGTGCGTCCAGCACCGGCGCCGCAGGTCCGGCGGGCTGCTGGCGCAGGCCCCCCGGCGGCACTTCGACGTCTTCGGCCAGTACGACCGCGTCTTCGCGCTCGTCGGCGAACAGCAGCGGTTCGCACGGTGGCGGCCGATGCTCTACCGCCGCATGAGCGACCACCTGGTCTCCGTCATCCTGGCGCCCGGACGGCTGCCGCGTTCCGCCCGCGCGGAGTTCTTCCGGCGCAGCGGCAAGCAGTGCGCGCGCTACCGGGACGCCGCCGGGCGCACCGACCTGCGGCACCTGCTGCTCCGGCTCGGCGCCCGGCGCACGTTCCGGCTGCTGTGGGCGGCGGGGAGCCTGCGACGGCGTCTACGCGCCGCTGTACGCGCCGTGCGGGGCCCGCTGATGCGGACGTACTACCGGATCCACCTGCGCCGGCGCGTCGACCCGGCGCTGGCCGTCTTCGCCGCCCCGGCCGAGGGCGGCTACGCGGGCGACCCGGCGGCATTGGAGGCCACCGCCCGCCGGCTCGTCCCCGGGCTGCGCACCGCCTGGGTGGGCACCGCCGAGGAGGCACCGGACCTGCACCGCAGGGTGCGACGCCTCCAGCCGGGCTCGGCGGCGCACTGGCGCGCCCTGGCGCGGGCCAAGTACCTGGTGACCAGCGGGGACGTCGAGCCGGGGCTGCGCAAGCGGCAGGGCCAGACCCTCGTGCGCACCCACGTGGGCACGCCGCTCGCCCGGGAGGGCCTGGACCTCGGCAACCACCCGGTGGCCGGGCTCGGCACCGACTTCGCGACGCTCCTGTCCCGCATCGACGCCTGGGACTACAGCGTCTCCGCCAACCGGCACTCCACCCTCGCCCGCGAACGGGCCTACCCCGGCGCGTACACGACGCTGGAGTACGGTGCGCCGCGCAACGACGTCATGTACCGGGCCACGGCCGACGACGTCGCCCGCATCCGGGCCGAGCTCGGTGTGCCGCCCGGCACCGTGGCCGTCCTGTACGCGCCCGCCGAACGGGACTACCTGCGCGGGCGGCCCCGGCTGGACCTCGCCCGGCTCGCCCACACGCTGGGCCCCGGCTTCACCGTGCTCGACGGCGGCGCACCGCGCGGCCCCCACCGTTCGGCGACCCGGCTGTGCCTGGCGGCCGACGTGCTGGTCACCGACTACGCGCCGCTGATGTTCGACTTCGCCAACCTGGACCGGCCCATCGTCATCCACGCCGACGACTGGGAGACCTACCGGGCCACCCGGGGCACCTACTTCGACCTCACCACCGCGCCGCCCGGGCCGGTCGTCCGCGACCTTCCCACGCTGGTGCGGCTGTTCCACAGCGGCGCCTGGCGGGCGCCGCAGGGCGCGGAGCTGCGGGCGGCGTTCCGGGAGCGGTTCTGCCCCTACGACGACGGGCACGCGGCCGAGCGCGTCGTGCGGGCCGTCTTCCTGGACGGCGCCGGTCTCGCGCCCGTCGTCCCGCCGCACGAGCGCAGGCCGGCCCCGCTGCCCCCGCCCGCACCGCGCGTCGTGCGTCCGGCGGAGACGCTGCGCTCCACGCGCTCCGGCGTGTAG
- a CDS encoding FtsK/SpoIIIE domain-containing protein, which produces MPNQIRLTVRGPRAGSGQGTDACDVLVTAPPGTVLAAVTGGLSAAWAAACAGAAAPAAPSREGESAAVFVGGRRLDAQRHTLGEPPLVDGAVVSLHQPFEPPAAPAPSGPRLHVVAGPDAGGVHLLHGGHVRIGRSADADVVLDDPDVSRLHCVVTVAETGSVTVADLGSTNGTTADGVPVGERPVALRPGTSLRVGESVLRLRTDPVAVAPEPGAPAPRRSPEAAGRQGAALAFVPEQAGPEGARGRGGPSGTAAGPTGGVTHGSGLAGAPTPFLPPPGPPTPGPPTPSLPGGPAGSDRAAVERRAVRGMSAWARRLSGKRNAPEAGERSPGPAAAAPGGPVPAPDPGRWPDAAEILLTALGPGPRLWERHPAHQDALTVRLGTAHHGARAGSPVTVSLREAGSLGLAGPRSRLLSLARSVLAQLVTLHPPGGLEIVLLASGRGTTRTRDWSWLGWLPHLRPAHGQDCRLLFAFDREQATARTAELARRLEESPLGPEWTSAERADVMAAAARHTGPATVLVVDGDPGSAALRESVARLTSGGAAAGVHVLCLAETAPATPSSPQSETLAAANTVLPAFRECGAVGLLSGAVATAVRVVRRGGDRAGEPATVDGVSPAWAERVARALAPLREAEAVEAGVPAPRHAAPLPDGSRLLEELGLARATPAAVLARWPEPVAPPGAALVLGAGPRGPVDVDLATARSHLLISGAAGSGKSELICSVAAALAAGDRPDRLALLLVDGGTGRTLRAATELPHASTYLNAGDPVRMRAFAQALSGELKRRAELLEGEAYETHALPGHSTAATAGTGGPEGAPPVPDLAGSGVDADRGTLRLRPRTAGGAPGPVLPRLVVLVDDLDALVAPALGNPGRPAAGSVVRALETVAREGVRLGVHLVSATGRPDRTAHTVADQGSALRVALGGSPDGGGPPGRGVLHRPDGSSTPFQAGRVTARIPRTATQRPTVLPLDWQRAGDPPTRRPVREMGNGPTDLALLASAMERATAESGAVPVPPLA; this is translated from the coding sequence ATGCCGAATCAGATCCGGCTCACCGTCCGTGGGCCACGCGCCGGCTCGGGGCAGGGCACGGACGCGTGTGACGTGCTCGTCACCGCGCCGCCCGGCACCGTGCTCGCCGCCGTCACCGGCGGCCTGTCCGCCGCGTGGGCCGCCGCGTGCGCGGGCGCCGCCGCGCCCGCCGCGCCGTCGCGGGAGGGTGAGTCGGCCGCCGTCTTCGTGGGCGGCAGGCGGCTCGACGCCCAGCGGCACACGCTCGGCGAGCCACCGCTCGTCGACGGCGCCGTCGTCTCCCTGCACCAGCCCTTCGAGCCCCCCGCCGCCCCGGCGCCGAGCGGCCCCCGGCTGCACGTCGTCGCCGGGCCGGACGCGGGCGGCGTCCACCTGCTGCACGGTGGCCACGTCCGCATCGGGCGCTCGGCCGACGCGGACGTCGTGCTGGACGATCCGGACGTGTCGCGGCTGCACTGCGTCGTGACGGTCGCGGAGACCGGTTCCGTGACCGTGGCGGACCTCGGTTCCACCAACGGCACCACGGCCGACGGCGTCCCCGTCGGAGAGCGCCCGGTCGCGCTGCGGCCGGGCACGTCCCTGCGGGTGGGCGAGTCCGTGCTGCGGTTGCGGACGGACCCGGTGGCCGTGGCTCCCGAGCCGGGCGCCCCCGCGCCCCGGCGGAGTCCGGAGGCCGCAGGCCGACAGGGCGCGGCGCTGGCCTTCGTCCCGGAACAGGCCGGGCCGGAGGGGGCCCGGGGCCGGGGCGGCCCCTCGGGGACGGCCGCCGGGCCGACGGGCGGCGTCACACACGGCTCCGGACTGGCGGGCGCGCCCACGCCGTTCCTGCCGCCCCCCGGCCCGCCCACGCCCGGTCCCCCCACGCCCAGCCTGCCCGGCGGGCCTGCGGGGTCGGACCGGGCCGCCGTGGAGCGGCGGGCCGTGCGCGGGATGAGCGCCTGGGCCCGCCGCCTGTCGGGCAAGCGGAACGCCCCCGAGGCCGGCGAGCGCTCCCCCGGGCCCGCAGCGGCCGCACCCGGTGGCCCGGTACCCGCACCCGATCCGGGCCGCTGGCCGGACGCGGCCGAGATCCTGCTCACCGCCCTCGGACCCGGCCCCCGCCTGTGGGAGCGGCACCCCGCCCACCAGGACGCCCTGACGGTCCGCCTGGGCACCGCCCATCACGGGGCCCGCGCGGGCAGTCCGGTGACGGTGTCGCTGCGCGAGGCGGGCTCCCTCGGGCTGGCCGGTCCCCGGTCCCGGCTGCTGTCACTGGCCCGTTCGGTGCTGGCCCAACTCGTGACCCTGCACCCGCCCGGCGGGCTGGAGATCGTGCTGCTGGCCTCCGGCCGGGGCACGACCCGTACCCGGGACTGGTCCTGGCTCGGCTGGCTGCCGCACCTGCGCCCGGCCCACGGCCAGGACTGCCGTCTGCTGTTCGCGTTCGACCGCGAGCAGGCCACCGCGCGCACGGCGGAGCTCGCGCGGCGGCTGGAGGAGAGCCCGCTCGGCCCCGAGTGGACGAGCGCCGAACGGGCGGACGTCATGGCCGCCGCCGCCCGCCACACCGGTCCCGCCACGGTGCTCGTCGTGGACGGCGACCCCGGCTCGGCCGCGCTGCGCGAGTCGGTGGCCCGGCTCACGTCGGGCGGCGCGGCGGCGGGGGTGCACGTGCTGTGTCTGGCCGAGACGGCCCCCGCGACGCCGTCGTCCCCGCAGTCCGAGACGCTGGCCGCCGCGAACACCGTGCTGCCCGCCTTCCGGGAGTGCGGTGCGGTGGGGCTGCTCAGCGGGGCCGTCGCCACGGCCGTCCGCGTCGTGCGCCGGGGCGGGGACCGCGCGGGCGAGCCCGCCACGGTGGACGGCGTGTCCCCCGCCTGGGCCGAGCGGGTGGCCCGCGCGCTCGCCCCGCTGCGCGAGGCGGAGGCCGTGGAGGCGGGCGTTCCGGCGCCCCGGCACGCCGCTCCGCTGCCGGACGGCTCCCGGCTGCTGGAGGAGCTCGGCCTGGCCCGGGCCACCCCGGCCGCGGTGCTGGCCCGCTGGCCGGAGCCGGTGGCGCCGCCCGGTGCCGCCCTCGTCCTCGGCGCCGGTCCGCGCGGGCCCGTCGACGTGGACCTGGCGACGGCACGCAGCCACCTGCTGATCAGCGGTGCGGCGGGCAGCGGCAAGTCGGAGCTGATCTGCTCGGTCGCGGCGGCCCTCGCGGCGGGCGACCGCCCCGACCGGCTGGCACTCCTGCTCGTGGACGGCGGCACCGGCCGGACGCTGCGGGCGGCCACGGAGCTGCCGCACGCGTCGACGTACCTGAACGCCGGCGATCCGGTGCGGATGCGGGCGTTCGCCCAGGCCCTGAGCGGTGAGCTGAAGCGGCGCGCCGAGCTGCTGGAGGGCGAGGCCTACGAGACGCACGCCCTGCCCGGACACAGCACTGCCGCGACGGCCGGCACCGGCGGCCCCGAGGGCGCCCCGCCGGTTCCGGACCTCGCGGGGAGCGGCGTGGACGCCGACCGGGGCACGCTCCGGCTTCGTCCGCGCACCGCAGGGGGCGCCCCCGGCCCGGTGCTGCCCCGGCTGGTCGTGCTGGTCGACGACCTCGACGCCCTCGTCGCCCCCGCCCTGGGCAACCCGGGCCGTCCGGCGGCGGGGTCGGTGGTGCGCGCGCTGGAGACGGTCGCCCGGGAGGGCGTGCGGCTCGGCGTGCACCTCGTCTCGGCCACGGGCCGGCCGGACCGGACCGCCCACACCGTGGCCGACCAGGGGTCGGCGCTGCGCGTCGCCCTCGGCGGTTCCCCGGACGGGGGCGGCCCGCCCGGGCGCGGGGTGCTCCACCGCCCGGACGGCTCCTCGACGCCGTTCCAGGCCGGGCGCGTCACCGCCCGGATCCCGCGCACGGCGACGCAGCGCCCCACGGTCCTGCCGCTGGACTGGCAGCGGGCCGGTGACCCGCCCACCCGGCGGCCCGTCCGTGAGATGGGCAACGGTCCGACGGACCTGGCGCTGCTGGCCAGCGCGATGGAGCGGGCGACGGCCGAGTCCGGGGCGGTGCCGGTGCCGCCGCTGGCGTAG